A section of the Humulus lupulus chromosome 2, drHumLupu1.1, whole genome shotgun sequence genome encodes:
- the LOC133815354 gene encoding uncharacterized protein LOC133815354, with the protein MSTGGTPPSSDCPIDDSPNTTPSPDSSAVHPSPHSTSTNTTPSSQLPNSKHPLEDPAHPYYLHHGDNPDNILVTQLLTGQDNYPLWSRAMRLAISIKNKIGFLDGSITKPSISDTFLYNAWFRNNNIVISWILNSVSKEISTSILYDESAFEIWTDLWIRFQ; encoded by the coding sequence atGTCTACTGGTGGCACTCCTCCTTCCTCTGATTGTCCGATTGATGACTCCCCAAATACTACCCCATCACCCGATTCGTCTGCTGTTCATCCTTCTCCTCATTCCACATCCACCAATACTACTCCATCATCTCAGCTGCCCAATTCCAAACATCCACTTGAAGATCCAGCACATCCTTACTATCTTCATCATGGAGATAACCCCGACAATATCTTGGTCACACAACTTCTCACCGGCCAAGACAATTACCCTTTATGGAGTCGGGCAATGCGGCTTGCTATATCTATCAAAAACAAGATAGGCTTTCTTGATGGTTCTATCACTAAACCTTCTATATCTGATACTTTCTTATACAATGCTTGgtttagaaataataatattgtgatttcTTGGATACTTAACTCGGTTTCAAAAGAAATTTCAACAAGCATTTTATATGATGAATCCGCTTTTGAGATTTGGACAGATCTTTGGATTCGATTTCAGTGA
- the LOC133816637 gene encoding uncharacterized protein LOC133816637, translated as MNLNQDMMSISMYYTRLKMIWEELTNYRPTCTCNNCTCGGVKKLQEHYHMEYIMSFLMGLKDSYSQVRGNILLMDPLPELNRVFHLVTQEENQHGTPDPTAPSIAFAVNSDKSISQRYNSAAPRSSNQRRTRPFCTHCNSLGHTIEKCYKLHGYPPGFTTTKPPTSTILPPRVPKEAAVNQAQTDEDLSKSSTTNSTILPQLTSTQYQQLLNLLASQNSGMHSSAISSSHGIEGQPQQEDDWHG; from the exons ATGAATCTTAATCAAGATATGATGTCAATTAGCATGTACTACACTCGGCTCAAAATGATTTGGGAGGAGCTCACCAATTATCGCCCAACATGTACATGTAACAATTGTACATGTGGAGGAGTCAAGAAATTGCAAGAACACTACCATATGGAGTATATCATGTCTTTTCTTATGGGACTCAAAGACTCATACTCTCAAGTTCGAGGTAACATTCTCCTTATGGATCCTTTGCCCGAGCTTAATCGTGTTTTTCATTTGGTCACTCAGGAAGAAAATCAACATGGCACTCCCGATCCTACTGCCCCTTCTATTGCCTTTGCTGTTAACAGTGACAAATCTATCTCTCAAAGATATAATTCTGCTGCACCAAGATCATCCAATCAAAGAAGAACCCGTCCCTTCTGTACTCATTGTAATAGCCTTGGTCATACAATTGAAAAATGTTATAAACTCCATGGGTATCCTCCAGGATTTACCACAACCAAACCACCTACTAGTACCATTCTTCCTCCACGGGTACCTAAGGAAGCTGCTGTGAATCAAGCCCAAACAGATGAGGATCTCTCTAAGTCATCCACTACCAATAGTACCATTCTCCCTCAACTTACTTCAACTCAATATCAGCAATTACTTAATCTTTTAGCCTCTCAAAATTCTGGTATGCACTCTTCAGCCATCTCTTCTTCTCATGGTATTGAAG GACAACCTCAACAAGAGGATGATTGGCACGGGTAA